A region of Pseudopipra pipra isolate bDixPip1 chromosome 10, bDixPip1.hap1, whole genome shotgun sequence DNA encodes the following proteins:
- the LOC135419554 gene encoding cytochrome P450 2J4-like, with product MISVILISLGLFLLSAQFLKLQWKSRDFPPGPTPFPIVGSMWWVKFRTDHGSLRKMAKTYGNICTLWMGHRPVVVLYGFQAVKDGLTTNSEDVSGRLQTFVFNKLANGKGILVSNGLIWKQQRHFGIGALRKLGMGNKGMERGIQTEAHYLVEFFRDKDGKAVDPSFPIVHAVSNVICAVVFGHRFSLEDETFRQLIEAYNAIVAFGNSRIYYISEIFTWAAERLSGSLQKAVFSRDFVCSFVRQEIKSHREKGRIGEPEDFIDFYLDQIEKTKNIPNSTFDEDNMVQSVFDLFFGGTETTATTLRWALLYMLAYPDIQEKVQKELDAVLSPSHLICYEDRKKLPYTNAVVHEILRFSSIILITIPRETVKDTTVLGYQLPKGTLIMANIDSTLFDPDYWETPHQFNPGHFLDKDGNFVTREAFLAFSAGHRACLGEVLAKMELFIIFCRLLQTFKFTTPEGVKEVNTDFVFGSTMKPHPYKLCAVPR from the exons ATGATAAGTGTAATTCTCATATCCCTGGGTTTGTTTCTTCTTAGTGCACAGTTCTTGAAATTGCAATGGAAGAGTCGTGATTTTCCTCCTGGACCGACCCCATTTCCCATCGTTGGAAGCATGTGGTGGGTAAAGTTTAGAACTGATCATGGGAGCCTGAGAAAG ATGGCAAAAACCTATGGCAACATCTGCACCTTGTGGATGGGTCACAGACCTGTGGTGGTGCTCTATGGATTCCAAGCTGTGAAGGACGGTCTCACCACCAACTCAGAGGATGTTTCTGGGCGACTACAGACCTTTGTCTTCAACAAGTTGGCAAATGGAAAGG GTATCTTGGTCTCCAACGGTCTCATCTGGAAACAACAGAGACATTTTGGAATCGGAGCTCTCCGaaaactgggaatggggaataAAGGAATGGAGCGTGGGATACAAACTGAGGCCCATTACCTGGTCGAGTTCTTCAGAGACAAAGATG gaaaagctgttgACCCTTCCTTCCCCATTGTCCATGCTGTCTCTAATGTGATCTGTGCTGTGGTTTTTGGACATCGCTTCTCCCTAGAAGATGAAACCTTCCGTCAGCTGATTGAGGCATACAATGCTATAGTGGCTTTTGGGAACAGCCGCATTTATTAT ATCAGTGAAATTTTCACCTGGGCTGCAGAGCGTCTCTCAGGATCTCTACAGAAAGCAGTATTTTCACGGGATTTTGTTTGTTCCTTTGTAAGGCAGGAAATCAAAAGCCACAGGGAAAAAGGCAGAATAGGTGAACCAGAAGATTTCATTGACTTTTACCTGGATCAGATAGAGAAA ACTAAAAATATCCCGAATTCTACATTTGATGAAGACAACATGGTGCAGTCTGTTTTTGAccttttctttggtggcacagAGACCACGGCCACCACTCTGCGTTGGGCTCTGCTCTATATGTTGGCTTATCCTGACATCCAAG aaaaagttcAGAAGGAGTTGGATGCTGTCCTGAGTCCCTCCCATCTCATCTGCTATGAGGATCGGAAGAAGCTGCCATATACAAATGCTGTGGTTCATGAGATCTTACGCTTCAGTAGCATTATTTTAATCACGATTCCTAGAGAAACAGTGAAGGATACAACTGTTTTGGGGTATCAGCTTCCAAAG GGCACTCTAATTATGGCAAACATAGACTCTACTCTTTTTGACCCTGACTACTGGGAGACTCCTCACCAGTTCAACCCTGGTCATTTCTTGGACAAGGATGGAAATTTTGTGACCCGAGAGGCCTTCTTAGCCTTCTCAGCAG GCCACCGTGCTTGTCTGGGAGAGGTGCTGGCCAAGATGGAGCTTTTCATCATCTTCTGCAGGCTGTTGCAGACATTCAAGTTCACTACACCAGAAGGAGTTAAGGAAGTCAACACAGACTTTGTCTTTGGGAGCACCATGAAACCCCATCCATACAAGCTCTGTGCAGTTCCGCGCTAG